In the genome of Buteo buteo chromosome 14, bButBut1.hap1.1, whole genome shotgun sequence, the window ACTGGGGCTGTTGAAAAGGTGGTTTAGGATGAGAGGAGGGAGGTGGTGCTGCCGCGTCTTTCGACAGCAGCCTGAAATTAAACTCACTTAAGCTGACTGTGAAATTACAGGGTATTTTGATTTCCCTCCAATGGCTGTGGAGGGGAGTGGGGTGAGGATAGCCTTAAAGCACAAAAAGAGCCACATTTTTGGTAAGGATCAGATTGGTCTACCTATGGCCAGATTTAAAAAGTCCATGGATGTGAGGTGGAGAAACGACTGGTGAAGAAAAAGGCCCACAGACTAAAGAGCTGAAAGTTACACTGCAGGATAAGCCTTTATTCGTAGAGATCCTACAAGATGCCAAGCAAGCGATTTCAATCAGATATTCGCAATTGGCCCTTGTTAGTTTATCTATGATTTCCCAAGCCCATGACACAAGTCCCTGGGCCAGTGGCATGGCTGCAATCGAAGCCCATGTTTCCAGAGGTCCATGTGCAATGAGGATTTGCTGAAACCCTGGTGAAGGGTGCCTGGAggctggagggaggcaggacCCACATCATCTCTACAGCTGATGATGAGACAAGATTTGGGTAAGCTAAGGAGCATAGCTCGGTCTCcatgcagagcagctctgcatgaACAACCTTCTATTAGTCACCCTCTCTTGAAATTGGTCTGAAACtgggtgttttattttcttttcttgcccaGAGTCAGATACTCAGAGGTGACCCCAGTGCCTACTCAAGACCCCAGTGCCCCAAATCCCAGGCACTTCAGGGCCACAGTGCCGGGAATGCCCATTTCTGCTTCACATAAGGCACTGCCACCACCAAGGAAGGATAAATACCAGCCACTGCTGCCCAGGTTTTCTATTGCTCAGGGGTATAATGGATTAAGTAGTGGACACATTAAATGATGCCTAACTACAATGAGCTCCCCCTGTGCTTATAGCACTACAGCCTCATACAAAGGGTTTCTAATGACACATGCAGTGTCTAGGAACAGGGTAATAGCTACTTAAACAGTTGCTGATCCCTGAGCTGCTACACGACAGTGTATTTTACAATTATTGAGAAACTTCAGACATTTTTTAGAAGTAGGCATTGACCTAGGGAAAAGCTTGGTCAGATGAGAACAGAGATGATGCCATTCCCCTAATGGTAACATATAGATAATGTTGTAGTTGTCAGACATTACTGCTGCCCCAGTCTTGATTAACCCCGTTACCACTCTTTCCCTGCAGTATGATTAGCAAAACAGATAGCCTTCTCCCAACTCATCCCTACGGTACAGGCACCCAAAGAGAGTAGGACAGTCTTCCAAAAAACATCCTTATCTGTGTGGTTCTCAGTAACTACACTGACATACGTAATGTTCAGAAATGAAATCTTACTTGTTTAATACCGGATCACAAGCTTCATCAGCGAGGAGGACCTATAATATGTACCAAGGGCAAAAGGCTGCCAGCCACGCTGGGCACCTGGGGCCTCTTGGCATGGACCAGGTTGCAAGCTCAGAGACTGAAGCCTACAGTTTCAAAATTCAAGATactatgactttttttctttttgaatgatAATCTCTTTTGATCTTGTTCCTCAAGCTAAGGATGATAATGAGATTTTTATTCAAGAGCAGTCTTTTAGTTCAAGAAGCATGGAAAATTGCAGCTCTTGTGAATCATGAAGCCTGAAAGCAAAggctcaaaagaaaacaagtttgcaACTTCAGCTACCCCAGTAATAACCAGCCAACACTAATTGTAGCTATTTTATTCaccaaaaataagcagaaagtaTGCCACGGTTCCTGAAAAGCTCATCGTGCCAAAAGAAACCTTCATTTCTTACATCTGATGAAAATTGTACTTAAttggaaatttgtttttaatgaagacaGTACGTCATAACATTTTTCACCTGACCTCAAAATGGCAAGATGCCTTACTCACTTTGGTCATCATGTTTCACTTCACAGGAAATGgagaataaatttaattttctcttttataaacacatgcacacacacttaCACACTAATTTAAATGTGATCTGCTGCTATTTGAATAATACAAGTCTACCTCAGCACGCAGAACTGCTGCCAGCAAAGCATGATCTGTCCACTGAAGGCAAGACAGCATGAATGACAACGGGCAAAAGAGATCTCATCCAGATACCCAGGTCTAAGAGCTGATATCTGAGCCAGTAACTGAGGTTTTCTACCAGCCTCCTAATTTACGGCCACATGGAGTCTCAGTCTGCCAGGGAGTGAATGTATATGGTTGCAAAGCCATACTAAAACCTGCTTCACTGTGAGGAGGACAGAAATACGTTTCATTTGTAGTGCTCTTTGCTCAAAGCAATATCAAAGGGAGAAGCAGAATTGCAAGTTTTCAGGTAAGCagtatttctccattttcaatTTGGAAGGTTCAAGATTGCAGTGGAGAACTGATCAGCAGTGCAGGAAAACTAAACTGGGGATGAATCAAATATTCTAGAAAATTTGCATAACTTTACTTGAAATATACCAGTGAGGGGCATAAATGCGGGTGACGGTGGTATCactgagcagcagaaaagagagaaaacgtGTATATCCCTAGCTTTTGTCTGAACCTAAATCTGGATTTGTTTAAAACAAGCTTCATAGCCTTTACCTAACTcatctttttttgcaaagctgctatACCAGAGCTAACATTCATGTTGAAAAGCATTAGCTTTTTAACTAAATTATGGGGAGACTGTTCAAATTTCTCTCTGACGTGCTCCTGAGAAACAAACTGATACCCATCCTTCTGACTGGATATGATCAAATAACTCCTGTTGTGTCCCAGCTTTAATGACTGGTTTTGTCAGAGAAAATTTTTCATGTTCTACCAGTCATTGGGATAATATAGAAACATCCATACAGGTAACGTGCGAAATGCTGTTAACCGAATCACATCAAAACCTAATTCTATACAAAGGATTTCCAGGACTGCAATAAGGTACAATTctgactcttcttttttttatttttattttttaatgtgatggCTTTATCCTGGATGTTCAGTGTAACACTGATTTAGTTTAAAGACTGTGTTTCTGGGACAACAGAGAGGGATTTGGGCTCAATAGTACCCTGTCTAGCACTTTATgaagtcactttttaaaagattttctcAGATGGACTAGGTTAGGATCTGGAGGAGTGGTGCTCACCTGAGATGCTGAAGACCCACAGAGGCACACCTCTTGCCTCACTTGAGACATCTGAAGGTTAGACACCAGGTCTGAACTAGTCACCTTGGGCTGCCTTTGTCATCAATGGAAGGAAATAGGTATGCCAGAAAAGTAAATCATCTTAGAAACCTCATAGGAAAGGAAACCTTATAGGAAGATATATTATGTTCTGGAGGAACCTATATGTCTCCCTTGATGATAAAGGGTGGCTTAAGGAGGTCTGGCTCCATTTTAAGCACCTAACTTTCTGATATCTTAAGTTAGATGAGATGATTTTTCATCCTTGGTTACCATTCTTTCAGGTTAAAACACTACcaagaaaagttatttcttgAACTCACTGTGGAGAGATCCAAATTGGCTATGGCGGATGAGAAACCATTTCAGAGACAAGTCTATCTAGCTCCAATTCAcacaaaacaggaagaaagttCAGTGCTTTCACTCAGTATCTGTGTTTTCCATCTTATCTCTGCATTTTGAGAAACAGTCTTAATCATTTAAATCAGTTTTATGCTGCTAtaaagcctgattttttttttttataaatgcatttattctcattttatacTCTGATGACTCCAAGAGAATGAGATCATATTCAGGGAAAGAGCCATGATTGTCAGGTTATGGGAGCATCACGTCCTGAGATCTGTATCTGAACCTAACATCGTTTGGTTTTCATAGAACCAGAACAGCATCTCTGGTTTCATGAGCACAAACCCCTGATTACTTCAGATTAATGAAGATAAGATATGGGTATGGTTCTACTTTCTGAAAGGCTAAGACTAATTCACGGTTTTGCAAAATCTAAGCCCAAATGTGCTCTAGCTCTCCAAATGTGTGCTTCCTATTCCTGAAGGTTTGCAGATAAGCAGTAATTATCTTCTTCAACGTAGGAGGTTAAATAAAGCAAGAGTAAAATTAATCATTATCAAAATTAAACataaaggagagggaagggtgAAATTAAAGATTTGAGTGGGGCTATCTAGGTCAGAGCTGGGTACGTTAGCAAATCCCCATTCCCTTCCTCTACTACGCCTTGTCAAACATATGACATTTGCTCCAGTGACAAAAGATTTAACTGAATGCATTTGTCCCAACAAATCAGTTAAAACTAAACATCTGATTTTTGTAAAGCTTTAAGGAGATTTCTGCAAACATGGCATCTGCATGCACCGGCAATTTTACTACTCTGCCAGGCCGCGCACACCCGCTGACAAGCTGCAAGGATGAAGATTTCTTACAGGTGAAATCTTATGTCTCCGTCCTTTACGGCCTAATCTTCCTGGTGTGCTTCCCAGGCAATATCGTGAcaatttttgtttactttgtcAAGATGAGGCcctggaaaagcagcaccaTCATGATGTTAAACCTGGCTATCACTGACCTATTGTATATAGCCACGCTTCCTTTCTTTATACACTACTCTGCTAACGGAAATAACTGGATTTTTGGAGACTTCATGTGCAAGTTTGTTCACCTTTGTTTCTACTTCAACATGTACAGCGGTATCATCTTCCTTAGCTGCTTCAGCGTCTTCCGCTTTTTTGTAGTTGTCCACccaattaaatgcttttttgttcAAAACCGGAGATGGGCAGTGGTGACTTGCACAGTAGTTTGGACGATTTCCCTGGCAGCCATCAGCCCCTTGGGCATCTTGATTGCCACGAGGCGGACGCAGAACAGGACGATCTGCCTGGACCTGGCTGCCGCTGAGGACCTTGACGCTAGTCGGTGGTATAACTGGCTGCTGACTGGCCTGGCCTTCTTCTTGCCCTTGCTGACGGTGACCCTGTGCTACACGCTCATTATTTACACCTTGGCTATCGGGCCCCACGCGCGGGCTTGCTACAAGCTAAAGGCTCGCAGACTTGCTGTCATCCTCTTGGTGGTCTTCTACGTGTGCTTCCTCCCCTACCACGTCTTTCGAGGGATTCGGCTGGAGCTCCGAGTACGACCAGTTAGCTGCCACTTGAAGAACACAATTCTTTTTATGTTCATTATAGCTAAACCTATAGCAGCGTTAAATACTTTTGGAAACTTACTGCTCTACGTAGTGACGGGAGACAACTTCCAGCAGGCGATCCTCTCGCTCCTCAAGTTTCAGACAAACAAGAACTTGAAGAGACTGGTGCCATCGAAGAGTCACGGAGGAAGGGTCCAAACCTGCCCTCAACCAGCCAGTCACAGCCTCCCTGCCATCAGAGTACTCAGGTTAACCCTGCCAGCGCCAAGGGAGAGCTAAtctgttctgtgttttggaGTTACAAATGGATcatcaaaagagaaaacttctaatttaaaataaaaagctttcaataaaatattaaaaaaagtaatgtgaAACTTCTCAGaaatttctctgcatttgttTCCTGAATCCTTGATACCTCTTTTGGAGACAACAGTTCCAGAAAAAACCAGTTGCTTATTAGTGGCATATACAGATTCAGGGTGggagtaatttaatttaattttagtaACTTAGAAGTTAAGTGTCTAGTCTAAGCTAGGTGCCTGCCTTTGACTTGTTTCCTCAGCAATGGGGGTAAGACCCTCCAGAGGGCAATTCATCACACCTGTCTTAGACCTGTAGGAGGTTCATCTCACCTCCCTGGAGACCTTGACAGGGTAGGTGTATGCATATAAGCTAATCACCTTGTTCCCCCTTTATAATTTTCCATTCTAATGGAGAGAAATAAGCAGTTTTAGAGTGTGATTCACCTAATTATTCTTGATGCCTACATTTGGACAAGATGAATCATGACCTAGAAGTGCCTGTTTCCCTCCACCGACCGTAAAAGGTAAGTGGATCAGACACAGCCCCAAATGTCCATGCCTGCCTTTACACAGCTGAGGCCCAGCTCTAGCACAGGGTGGGATGGATCACTCTCCAGAGGTGGCTAAAAGGGGGGCTTACACAATAAGACCCTGTTCAGTGCCTTCAGTGATTGCCTGAAGATTAATGGTGCAATAATACAAGACCACTCCTTAAGTGTTTTCCATACTACTAACTGTAATTTCTGCATTAATTTTAGTCCAGAGGTGAGAAGTGAATGGATGCATAAATGTGCCAGAATCATCGAATCacagagtggtttgggttggaagggacctttaaaggtcatctagtccaacccctgtgcaatgagcagggacatcttcaattagatcaggttgctcaaagccccatccaacctgaccttgaacgtttgcagggatggggcacatAACACTTCTCTaggcaacttgttccagttgTTTCACgaccctcatcgtaaaaaatttcttccttatatctagtctgaatctaccctcatttagtttaaaaccatcaccGCTTGTgctattgctacaggccctatTAAACAGTATCTTTCTTCTAAGCCCCCTTTAAATGTTGAAAGGCCACAATCAGGTCTCCCTGGAgactcctcttctccaggctgaacaaccccaactctctcagcctgtcctcacagcagaggtgttccagccctctgaccatttttatGCCcttcctctggacccgctccaacaggtccatgtctctcccatcctgaggaccccagagctggacgcagtactgcaggtggggtctcaccagagcggagtagaaggtcagaatcacctccctcaacctgctggccacatttctttttatgcagcccaggagacgATTGGCTTCTGGGCTGTGAGAGCAcacattgccggctcatgtccagcttttcatccaccagtactgccaagtccttctctgcaagccatagaaaatacaaagtcaTTTTCACCCATTTCTTTACTCAGTGAAGCTCTGCTTGGTCACACCAGGTGAGGAACAGCTTTGGGTAATAACACATCTGACAGGCAATACGGGCTgtctcacaggaaaaaaaaagatagactCAGAGGAAAATGTGAGTCCAGTACTTGCAGATATCATCTAGAGAGGTCCCAGGACCAGCTGAGGTACCCCAACCAACAGCAATGCAAAACTATTAACAACATAATATTCAGAGCCCAAAAGTATGACCACAGAGTGAATCCtccaatatatttttataacaaccttatttcatgtttcattACTTTTGGTCTCCACTCCAAAATGTCCATTAATCAATGGCAACACATGCTGCTGCAAGGCTCTCATGCGACCCTTCTCCTTATCCAACCCCTCTATGCATGGCCCGGTCTTCAAGTGACCACCAGACCAAGACCACCAGACCACCATTCCCATTAAGCACACGCCTGAGTGACCGGCAGACAGCCTGTGACTCTTCTGTGGCCTCTCTCAGGGCCAGCCTGGGGAGAACAACAGGCAACAGCAAGCAACGGGTGTGTTGAGGGAATGAGAGTAGATAAGAAACCGTCACTGACATAGGAAGGAGCAagatggggaaaggaagaacagCGTTTGTCTGGGATAGGGTAGAAGATGGGCTGTGAAGGAAAAgttctggcagaaagcagaggaggaagacaTTTCCTGGCAGAAATAGTCCATTTGAATTTAATCCTTAAGTATTCATCAAGGtaacttttaaaactgcatgGTGCAGCATGATTTCCTCTCCTCTGTGACCACTATCCATCCTCAAATTGTGGATAAGCAATTTAGGTGAAGAGGGAAGGTCACCTAACGCAGGCCTGGAGAGATGTTTCATGAGGCAAACAtccaaaaaaatgtaaagaaaatgcCTTCCACCCCACAGGCTACATTGGTTTTGCCAGTCTCCAAGGGTCAACACCACCTTTTCTACCACACTTCCAGTGCTGCTCACAGCCACTTGCTCCTGAGACACCAGAGGCAGCTGATCTACCACGAGAAGGCAATTCTGACCATGGCATCTTAGCTGTTCTTTCAGTTTAGGGTGTCCTATCAACAAACCGCCAAGGTTTTTTTAGCAAAATCAGGCTGCTGATACATTATCTGTTAAGCCTCTACTGCATATAGACACAAGAGTTTTATTCACTCCAGTTGAGTCCTACCTAAACATCTACATTGTGGAGTCTGGTTCTTCTGGTGTTTGAGGTGATAGATAGAAAAGGAACTGCCTCTGGTTTTGCAACAATAAAGGAGCAGTTTTTGCTTTCAACTTTGAATGAAGCTCTGTATTAGTCCCCTTTCAGCTCTACTTGATATTTTCTGGATAAATTACTCATCACATTGCTTTGTTCTTATATCCAGGCTAtgtactctttttttaaatgcaagatgACTGGAACATCTTCAGTATAGCATCGTTGCCTGGAATGATCTGGGCAGGTATCATCCTGAGCTGGCAAGGGGATGAACCAGATCTTGGTTTCTCATATTTTTCTACAAACTGTGAAGAACAAACCCACAAGCTACTTCATTATAAACGGTACAGTTACAATTTCAATTGAAgtcataaaaaaagagaaaaagagatctACACAAGAGTCCTGCCTGCTCACCTGCCCACCTTCCGATCAATACTGGCCTCCCCCTTTCCTATTGCTCCATGCTGCAATAACCTACCCCTTTCACATGTCTTCTGTGGGTACacacttgcatttttctcttgccCTCGAGTCCCGCTGCTTCTCTGCGTGTCTGCCACGCTGATCGCTATAGGGCCATAACTGTTGGCAGGTTCATCCCTAACCCGGTGTCTTATGGTGTGACATTAGCCAACCAAAGACAGCAGTCGAGGGTACTGTGAAGTTGTCAGCATCCATTCAACTCTCCCTTCACCTCATTACAATTCATCCTCAGCTGAGCTAGggtaaaaaaagggaaagactATAAAAATGTCATCAAGAAGCTGCTACCAGCTGACATTACAGTCAGGTCCAACAGCAGAACATGATCCTCGTATTTTAAGATCTACATCACTGCAGATAGGGACAACAGGTCAGTCATATTcatattttactatttattgGACAGCTCTGAGagttatatttgctttttagctttaattttaaatgttcctCTAAGTTTGTCAGAACTGCTACAGTGCAGAGGCTTGAGATTTCTTCCATCAACCTCTAATATGTTGGTCTTCAGGAGAAAGAAACTAACCGTGTTCAAGGAGTAAAGGACAGGTCTATATACTCCATCCGCTATGGCTAAGGCACCAATCCTTCGGTAAGTATCATACTGTGATCATTTACTGCTTACGTTTGTAATGTTCACACGAGGCCAGAGCGTTAGCACATCCACATACAAACCCCAGAGACATAAAGTCAAAATATGTGGTTTACGGTTCCCAGGAAAGTCCCAGATCCATACCTCTAACCTCAGCGCCCGCCTGCGCCAATGCGCAGGAGGAAACAACGTACTAGAAGAGGACAAGAATGACTTTTTCTCAGCCAGTACAGAATTTCTCTGGTGTCTGATTAAAACAAACATGACAGTTCCTAAAATAATTCCTTCCAACAGCGATCACTCCTGTAAAGCAAACAGTAAGTCTGTCTTAGGAGCATCACTGTGTACCATCTTGCACGTGTTCTGCTCTCATCTTCAGGCCGATCTTTGGAATCTTTGCAGCAGCGTGAGAAACCTTTTTACACAAACACAGGAGAAACCCATTCAAGGAGAAACCCAGGCGGTGCCAGCAGCGTGACTGTGGCAGGTTGGCCGGCATTGCCTGTCAGCAATGTGGGGCTCGGGGACTTCGCAACTGTGC includes:
- the LOC142039605 gene encoding 2-oxoglutarate receptor 1-like yields the protein MASACTGNFTTLPGRAHPLTSCKDEDFLQVKSYVSVLYGLIFLVCFPGNIVTIFVYFVKMRPWKSSTIMMLNLAITDLLYIATLPFFIHYSANGNNWIFGDFMCKFVHLCFYFNMYSGIIFLSCFSVFRFFVVVHPIKCFFVQNRRWAVVTCTVVWTISLAAISPLGILIATRRTQNRTICLDLAAAEDLDASRWYNWLLTGLAFFLPLLTVTLCYTLIIYTLAIGPHARACYKLKARRLAVILLVVFYVCFLPYHVFRGIRLELRVRPVSCHLKNTILFMFIIAKPIAALNTFGNLLLYVVTGDNFQQAILSLLKFQTNKNLKRLVPSKSHGGRVQTCPQPASHSLPAIRVLRLTLPAPRES